Proteins encoded together in one Mycolicibacter minnesotensis window:
- a CDS encoding ArsR/SmtB family transcription factor — protein MPNSLHQVKAEFFKTLGHPARIRILELLAERDHTVSELLPEIGLEASNLSQQLGVLRRAGVVTATKDGSTVVYSIASPVITELLAVARKALTGLLKDQVAILDDLRARQ, from the coding sequence GTGCCGAACTCGCTACATCAGGTCAAAGCCGAGTTCTTCAAGACGCTGGGGCACCCCGCCAGGATCCGGATCCTGGAACTACTCGCCGAGCGCGACCACACCGTCAGCGAGCTGCTGCCCGAGATTGGGCTGGAAGCATCGAATCTGTCCCAGCAACTCGGTGTCCTACGCCGCGCGGGCGTCGTGACGGCGACCAAAGACGGCAGCACGGTGGTCTACTCGATCGCCTCGCCGGTGATCACCGAACTGCTCGCCGTGGCGCGCAAGGCCCTGACCGGACTGCTCAAGGATCAGGTGGCCATCCTCGACGACCTGCGGGCCCGGCAATGA
- a CDS encoding amidase: MQHVHAFGNDALGDSDTVGLVERLQSGEVSAAELVDAAIARTEAVNPQLNGVAYRAFDRAREAARQGAGDGRSGYFRGIPTFIKDNVDVAGMPTMQGTDAWQPHPATADGDFARLYLNTGMIALGKTQLSEFGFSAAAEHPRIGAVRNPWNTDYTAGASSSGSAAFVAAGAVPIAHANDGGGSIRIPAACNGLVGLKPSRGRLPLDKDLRAMPVRIVFNGVVTRSVRDTAAFYAEAERISRNKKLPPIGDVRGPGTQRLRVAVVAQSIDRETSAEMRELTSKTAALLEELGHRVEYLDSPPVPAYFADDFLLYWAFLATALVRGGRRMFGPTFDRSRLDNLTLGLDRHATRHLYRLPLAIARLSAVRRRHTSRLYGGYDVVLTPTLAQETPRVGHLDPTADYEQIIDRLMDWVAFTPLQNATGEPAISLPLAESAAGLPVGMMFSAPLGHDARLLELAYELEAAKPWPTLAGRAPLT; encoded by the coding sequence ATGCAACATGTGCACGCATTCGGTAATGACGCGCTCGGCGACTCCGACACAGTTGGTCTGGTTGAACGACTCCAGTCGGGCGAGGTATCGGCGGCCGAGCTTGTCGACGCCGCGATCGCGCGCACCGAGGCGGTCAACCCGCAATTGAACGGCGTGGCATATCGGGCCTTCGATCGAGCTCGTGAGGCAGCCCGCCAGGGTGCGGGGGATGGGCGCTCGGGGTACTTCCGGGGCATCCCCACCTTCATCAAGGACAACGTCGACGTGGCCGGGATGCCGACCATGCAGGGCACCGATGCCTGGCAGCCGCACCCGGCCACCGCCGACGGAGATTTCGCCCGCCTCTATCTGAACACCGGCATGATCGCCCTGGGTAAGACGCAGTTGAGCGAATTCGGGTTCAGTGCCGCCGCGGAGCACCCGCGGATCGGTGCGGTGCGCAATCCGTGGAACACCGACTACACGGCCGGGGCATCGTCGTCGGGCTCGGCGGCGTTCGTCGCTGCGGGGGCGGTTCCCATCGCGCACGCCAACGACGGCGGCGGCTCCATCCGCATTCCTGCGGCCTGCAACGGACTGGTGGGCTTGAAGCCGTCTCGGGGACGACTGCCGCTGGACAAGGACCTTCGTGCCATGCCGGTGCGGATCGTCTTCAACGGGGTGGTGACCCGCTCGGTGCGCGACACCGCTGCCTTTTACGCGGAAGCGGAACGGATTTCACGGAACAAGAAGCTGCCGCCGATCGGTGATGTCCGAGGACCCGGCACCCAGCGGCTCAGGGTTGCCGTGGTCGCCCAGTCGATCGACCGGGAGACGTCGGCGGAGATGCGCGAACTGACCAGCAAGACCGCGGCCTTGCTGGAGGAACTCGGCCACCGCGTCGAATACCTCGACTCACCGCCGGTACCCGCGTACTTCGCCGATGACTTCCTGCTTTACTGGGCGTTTTTGGCCACCGCGTTGGTCAGAGGTGGGCGCCGGATGTTCGGTCCGACCTTCGATCGCAGTCGGTTGGACAACCTGACACTGGGGCTGGATCGCCATGCCACCCGCCACCTGTACCGGCTGCCGTTGGCGATCGCCCGCCTTTCGGCTGTGCGCCGCAGGCACACGTCACGGTTGTACGGCGGCTACGACGTGGTGCTGACGCCGACGCTGGCACAGGAGACCCCGCGGGTGGGCCACCTCGACCCCACCGCCGACTATGAGCAGATCATCGACCGGCTGATGGACTGGGTGGCGTTCACTCCGCTGCAGAACGCCACTGGTGAACCGGCGATCTCGTTGCCGTTGGCCGAGTCAGCGGCTGGGCTGCCGGTCGGCATGATGTTCAGCGCGCCGCTGGGCCACGATGCCCGGTTGTTGGAGCTGGCCTACGAACTCGAGGCGGCCAAGCCCTGGCCGACCCTCGCGGGCCGTGCGCCTTTGACCTAG
- the tsf gene encoding translation elongation factor Ts, producing the protein MANYTAADVKRLRELTGSGMMDCKNALAESDGDFDKAVEVLRIKGAKDVGKRAERATAEGLVAAKDGALIELNSETDFVAKNDEFKALADEVVAAAAAAKTDDVEALLAAKAGDRTVGEAIAALSAKIGEKLELRRVAYFGGTVETYLHKRASDLPPAVGVLVEYSGDNTEAAHAVALQIAALKAKYLTRDDVPADLVANERRIAEETAKEEGKPEAALPKIVEGRVTGFFKDVVLLDQSSVSDSKKTVKALLDEAGVTVTRFVRFEVGQA; encoded by the coding sequence GTGGCGAACTACACCGCTGCCGACGTCAAGCGGCTTCGGGAACTCACCGGCTCCGGCATGATGGACTGCAAGAACGCGCTGGCCGAGAGTGACGGCGACTTCGACAAGGCTGTCGAGGTACTGCGCATCAAGGGCGCCAAGGACGTCGGCAAGCGCGCGGAGCGTGCCACCGCCGAAGGTCTGGTCGCCGCCAAGGACGGCGCCCTGATCGAGCTGAACTCCGAGACCGACTTCGTCGCCAAGAACGACGAGTTCAAGGCGCTGGCTGACGAGGTCGTCGCGGCTGCTGCGGCCGCAAAGACCGACGACGTCGAGGCCCTCCTGGCTGCCAAGGCCGGCGACCGCACCGTCGGTGAGGCGATCGCGGCGCTGTCGGCCAAGATCGGCGAAAAGCTGGAACTGCGCCGCGTCGCCTATTTCGGCGGCACCGTGGAGACCTACTTGCACAAGCGGGCCTCCGACCTCCCGCCGGCCGTCGGCGTGCTGGTGGAGTACAGCGGCGACAACACCGAGGCGGCCCATGCGGTGGCGCTGCAGATCGCCGCGCTCAAGGCCAAGTACCTGACCCGGGACGACGTTCCCGCGGACCTGGTGGCCAACGAGCGTCGCATCGCCGAGGAGACGGCCAAGGAGGAGGGCAAGCCCGAGGCTGCCCTGCCCAAGATCGTCGAGGGCCGGGTCACCGGTTTCTTCAAGGACGTGGTGCTGCTCGACCAGTCGTCGGTGTCGGACTCCAAGAAGACCGTCAAGGCGCTGCTGGACGAGGCCGGCGTGACCGTCACCCGCTTTGTGCGGTTTGAGGTCGGCCAGGCCTAG
- a CDS encoding proton-conducting transporter transmembrane domain-containing protein, protein MTAALSGAATAGIGAAGAGLGLAGAFGTLPVIRIEWLVPLLGVVLRIDPLGGFFMVLTGTVAVAAGLYWIGYARHERYGAVPLLGLPLFVATLLAVPAAGSVTTFLLTWELMALTSLVLVLTEQQRSEVRSAALIYAVMTQLGFVTLLLGLVVLAAHAGDELAGVGALSDGVRNAVFVLTLVGFGSKAGLLPLHAWLPRAHPEAPSPVSALLSAAMVNLGVYGIIRVDVQLLGPGPRWWALTLLIAGGASAMYGVLQASVATDLKRLLAYSTTENIGLITLALGAAMLLSGTGSRDAAAVATVAALLHLFAHSAFKCLGFLAAGSVLVATGLRDLDRLGGLARRMPGTTTLFGVAALGAAGLPLGAGFVSEWLLIQSLMHASGDHDVTIALVTPLAVAGVALTAGLGVAAMVKAFGIGFLARPRSDAAATAREAPASMLAGMVLAALACAVLAVAPGTMGPLLHRTLETLPVTGPAPQLGTYLRIPGLDASMSPSLLAAALAAAAAVVLIGSRWRARHRPSAAAVPLWACGADELSPRMQYTATSFAQPLQQVFDDVLHTDASVEVTRQAPSSYYVDRIAYRARVADVVEDRWYAPVLRGVAAAAQLVRRAHTGSVHLYLAYGAVGVLIAMVVAR, encoded by the coding sequence GTGACAGCGGCCCTCAGCGGCGCCGCCACAGCCGGGATTGGGGCGGCCGGAGCCGGTCTGGGGCTGGCCGGAGCTTTCGGCACGCTTCCTGTGATCCGCATCGAATGGCTCGTTCCCTTGCTGGGCGTGGTGCTGCGCATCGATCCACTCGGCGGGTTCTTCATGGTGCTGACTGGAACGGTGGCCGTGGCGGCCGGGCTGTACTGGATCGGCTACGCACGTCACGAGCGATACGGCGCGGTTCCGCTGCTGGGCTTGCCGCTGTTCGTCGCAACCCTGCTGGCCGTCCCGGCAGCGGGTTCGGTGACCACGTTTCTGCTCACCTGGGAGCTGATGGCGCTGACCTCCCTGGTGTTGGTGCTCACCGAGCAGCAGCGCAGCGAAGTCCGATCTGCCGCCCTGATCTATGCGGTCATGACCCAGTTGGGCTTTGTGACCCTGCTGCTGGGATTGGTGGTGCTGGCAGCACACGCCGGCGACGAACTTGCCGGTGTCGGTGCGCTCTCCGACGGGGTGCGCAACGCGGTGTTCGTTTTGACCCTGGTCGGCTTCGGCTCCAAGGCCGGCCTGCTGCCGCTCCATGCGTGGCTGCCCAGGGCGCACCCCGAGGCACCGAGCCCCGTGTCGGCGTTACTCAGTGCCGCCATGGTCAACCTCGGTGTCTACGGGATCATCCGCGTCGATGTGCAGCTTCTCGGTCCGGGTCCGCGGTGGTGGGCGTTGACGCTGCTGATCGCCGGCGGAGCGTCGGCGATGTACGGCGTGCTGCAGGCATCGGTGGCTACCGACCTCAAACGGCTGCTTGCGTATTCGACGACGGAGAACATCGGGCTGATCACCCTGGCCCTGGGCGCGGCCATGTTGTTGTCAGGTACGGGCTCGCGCGATGCCGCGGCGGTCGCCACCGTGGCGGCTTTGCTGCACCTGTTCGCCCACAGTGCGTTCAAGTGCCTCGGATTCCTCGCTGCCGGGTCGGTGCTGGTCGCCACAGGCCTGCGCGACCTGGACCGGCTCGGCGGCTTGGCTCGCCGAATGCCGGGCACCACGACACTCTTCGGGGTGGCCGCTCTCGGGGCGGCCGGTCTGCCACTGGGCGCCGGTTTCGTCAGTGAATGGCTGCTGATTCAGTCGTTGATGCACGCCAGCGGCGATCACGACGTCACGATCGCCCTGGTGACACCGTTGGCCGTAGCTGGGGTTGCGTTGACCGCGGGATTGGGGGTGGCCGCCATGGTCAAAGCTTTCGGGATCGGCTTCCTGGCCCGCCCGCGCAGCGACGCCGCCGCGACAGCCCGCGAAGCTCCCGCCTCGATGCTCGCCGGCATGGTCCTGGCCGCGCTGGCCTGCGCGGTGCTGGCCGTCGCGCCGGGCACCATGGGGCCCTTGCTGCACCGCACACTCGAGACACTGCCGGTGACCGGCCCGGCTCCACAGCTCGGGACGTATCTGCGCATCCCGGGCCTTGACGCGTCCATGTCGCCCAGCCTGCTGGCCGCGGCGCTGGCGGCAGCGGCAGCGGTGGTGCTGATCGGTTCCCGGTGGCGTGCGCGGCACCGGCCGAGCGCTGCCGCGGTGCCACTGTGGGCCTGCGGCGCCGACGAACTGAGTCCGCGGATGCAGTACACCGCGACGTCGTTTGCCCAACCGCTGCAGCAGGTCTTCGACGACGTGCTGCACACCGACGCCTCAGTAGAGGTGACCCGCCAAGCGCCGTCGAGCTACTACGTGGATCGGATCGCCTACCGGGCGCGCGTGGCCGACGTCGTCGAGGACCGCTGGTATGCCCCCGTGCTGCGTGGTGTGGCCGCCGCAGCACAGCTGGTGCGTCGCGCCCACACCGGCAGCGTGCACCTCTACCTCGCCTATGGGGCCGTCGGCGTGCTGATCGCGATGGTGGTGGCGCGATGA
- a CDS encoding NADH-quinone oxidoreductase subunit B family protein has product MSWLTRIRALGRVTEPAGPRPPAATCEPSGVAGSLQIRHVDAGSCNGCEIEISGAFGPVYDAERFGARLVASPRHADALLVTGVVTRNMAEPLRNTLEATPQPRKVIACGDCALNRGVFTQAYGAAGSVGEIVPVDVEIPGCPPTPETILAALRSVTDR; this is encoded by the coding sequence ATGAGCTGGCTCACCAGGATCCGCGCGCTGGGCCGGGTGACCGAACCGGCCGGCCCCCGGCCGCCGGCCGCCACCTGCGAGCCATCCGGTGTGGCTGGGTCGTTGCAGATCCGCCATGTCGACGCCGGCTCGTGCAATGGCTGTGAGATCGAGATCTCCGGGGCGTTCGGCCCGGTGTACGACGCCGAACGATTCGGCGCCCGACTGGTGGCGTCGCCGCGGCACGCCGACGCCCTCCTGGTCACCGGGGTGGTCACACGCAACATGGCCGAACCACTGCGCAACACCTTGGAGGCCACGCCACAACCCCGAAAGGTGATTGCCTGCGGCGACTGCGCACTCAACCGCGGAGTGTTCACACAGGCATACGGGGCTGCCGGCTCAGTCGGTGAGATCGTCCCGGTCGATGTGGAGATCCCCGGCTGTCCGCCTACGCCCGAGACGATTCTCGCCGCGCTGCGCTCGGTGACCGACAGGTGA
- a CDS encoding hydrogenase large subunit gives MMSPITYAQPITDTELLGTVTDLLADGFRLALVAAHDDGDSLRVVYLFVAARPDRRTELTLTVPADNPTIPSLARLSFQAGRFEREMLDLYGITPVGHPQPRRLVRHAHWPQDWHPMRNEAGDPGDFVAADHFPFLTVDGAGVYEIPVGPVHAGLIEPGHFRFSVVGESILRLKTRLWFVHRGVERLFQGRDAAAAVDLAERISGDTSAGHALAHSLAVEEALGVELADPVHRLRALLIELERLYNHAADLGALANDVGFGLANAHAQRVRELLLRINAQVTGHRLLRGAIVPGGVALQALPDPNRLQELADDVAEIAELTLANSVIYDRFAGTSVLRRDDAEAMGTLGYVARASGVGTDARIDHPTIELPVTEVTATAGDVLARYSVRRDEFAASVALCRNLIESHRGRLDARAQLPVVTSPRTGVGIVEGWRGSIVHRVEIAAGGVISRAKIVDPSWFNWPALPVAMADTIVPDFPLTNKSFNLSYAGNDL, from the coding sequence CTGATGAGTCCGATCACATACGCGCAGCCGATCACCGATACTGAACTCCTCGGTACGGTCACCGACCTGCTCGCCGACGGGTTCCGGCTGGCCCTGGTCGCAGCCCACGATGACGGCGACAGCCTCCGGGTGGTGTACCTGTTCGTCGCTGCCCGCCCTGACCGTCGCACCGAGCTGACTCTGACTGTTCCGGCGGACAACCCGACGATCCCGTCGCTGGCCCGGTTGTCTTTCCAGGCAGGCAGATTCGAGCGCGAGATGCTCGACCTGTATGGGATCACCCCGGTCGGTCACCCGCAGCCACGCCGGCTGGTCCGGCATGCGCACTGGCCGCAGGACTGGCACCCGATGCGCAATGAGGCCGGCGACCCCGGAGACTTCGTTGCGGCGGATCACTTTCCCTTTCTCACCGTCGACGGCGCTGGGGTCTACGAGATTCCGGTCGGACCGGTACATGCCGGACTGATCGAGCCGGGCCACTTCCGGTTCTCGGTCGTCGGTGAGTCGATTCTGCGGCTCAAGACACGGCTGTGGTTCGTGCACCGTGGAGTGGAACGACTATTTCAAGGCCGGGACGCCGCGGCGGCAGTCGATCTCGCCGAACGGATCAGCGGTGACACCTCCGCCGGCCACGCGCTCGCCCACAGCCTGGCCGTCGAAGAGGCTCTCGGTGTCGAGCTGGCAGACCCAGTGCACCGGCTGCGCGCATTGCTGATCGAGCTCGAGCGCCTCTACAACCACGCCGCCGACCTGGGCGCACTGGCCAACGATGTGGGCTTCGGACTGGCCAACGCACACGCCCAGCGCGTCCGCGAGCTTTTGCTGCGCATCAATGCGCAGGTGACCGGTCACCGTCTGCTGCGCGGGGCGATCGTCCCCGGCGGCGTTGCGCTGCAAGCACTCCCCGACCCGAACCGGCTACAGGAGCTGGCTGACGATGTCGCCGAGATCGCCGAGCTGACGTTGGCCAACTCGGTAATCTACGACCGGTTCGCCGGGACATCGGTACTGCGGCGCGACGACGCCGAGGCGATGGGCACCCTGGGGTACGTGGCTCGCGCCAGCGGGGTCGGCACCGATGCCCGAATCGATCACCCCACTATCGAACTCCCCGTCACCGAAGTGACGGCGACGGCCGGTGATGTACTCGCGCGCTATAGCGTTCGCCGCGATGAGTTCGCAGCCTCGGTGGCCCTGTGCCGCAACCTCATCGAGAGCCACCGCGGGCGGCTCGATGCCCGCGCCCAGCTCCCTGTGGTGACCTCACCGCGCACCGGGGTGGGCATCGTGGAGGGCTGGCGCGGCAGCATCGTGCACCGCGTGGAGATCGCGGCCGGCGGCGTGATCAGCCGCGCCAAGATCGTCGATCCGTCGTGGTTCAATTGGCCCGCACTGCCGGTCGCGATGGCCGACACGATCGTGCCCGACTTTCCCCTGACGAATAAGAGCTTCAACCTCTCCTACGCAGGAAACGACCTATAG
- the pyrH gene encoding UMP kinase — protein sequence MTEPTSTDGTQPAGRPPYSRVLLKLGGEMFGGGQVGLDPDVVAQVARQIAEVVRDGVQVAVVIGGGNFFRGAQLQQRGMERMRSDYMGMLGTVMNSLALQDFLEKEGIDTRVQTAITMGQVAEPYIPLRAQRHLEKGRVVIFGAGMGLPYFSTDTTAAQRALEIGAQVVLMAKAVDGIFTADPRVHPDAELLTTITHRQVIDQGLKVADATAFSLCMDNGMPILVFNLLTDGNIARAVAGEKIGTLVTS from the coding sequence ATGACGGAGCCGACGAGTACCGACGGAACCCAACCGGCCGGCCGTCCCCCCTACTCCCGGGTATTGCTGAAGCTCGGCGGAGAGATGTTCGGCGGCGGCCAAGTCGGTCTCGACCCCGACGTCGTCGCCCAAGTGGCCCGCCAGATCGCCGAAGTCGTCCGCGACGGGGTGCAGGTTGCGGTCGTGATCGGCGGAGGCAACTTCTTCCGCGGTGCGCAGTTGCAGCAGCGTGGCATGGAGCGGATGCGCTCGGATTACATGGGCATGCTCGGAACGGTGATGAACAGCCTTGCGCTGCAGGACTTCCTGGAGAAGGAAGGCATCGACACCCGAGTGCAGACCGCCATCACCATGGGCCAGGTCGCCGAGCCCTACATCCCGCTGCGGGCCCAACGGCACCTGGAAAAGGGCCGGGTCGTGATCTTCGGTGCCGGCATGGGACTGCCGTACTTCTCCACCGACACCACCGCCGCCCAACGGGCGTTGGAGATCGGCGCGCAGGTGGTCCTGATGGCCAAGGCCGTCGATGGCATCTTTACCGCGGATCCGCGCGTCCACCCGGACGCCGAACTGCTCACCACGATCACCCATCGCCAGGTCATCGATCAGGGGCTCAAGGTGGCCGATGCCACCGCGTTCAGCCTGTGCATGGACAATGGCATGCCGATCCTGGTGTTCAACCTGTTGACCGACGGAAATATCGCGCGGGCGGTCGCGGGTGAGAAGATCGGGACATTGGTCACCAGCTGA
- a CDS encoding MarR family winged helix-turn-helix transcriptional regulator: MGDVDGAPLGYLLYRVSSALRPQVTAVLGPLGLTLPEFVCMRVLSLRPGLSSAELARHAGVTPQAMNTVLHRLENRGAVSRPDSVPSGRALPATLTDAGRTLLSQAEEAVHIADGRVLAALSAAEQHRLRQMLERIGAE; the protein is encoded by the coding sequence ATGGGTGATGTGGACGGAGCTCCGCTGGGCTATTTGCTGTACCGGGTCAGCTCGGCACTGCGGCCGCAGGTGACCGCGGTACTCGGCCCGCTGGGACTGACGCTGCCCGAATTCGTCTGCATGCGGGTCCTTTCGCTACGACCGGGACTGTCCAGTGCAGAGTTGGCCCGCCATGCCGGCGTCACGCCGCAAGCCATGAACACCGTGTTGCACAGGTTGGAGAACCGCGGTGCGGTGAGTCGGCCAGACTCGGTGCCGTCGGGGCGCGCACTGCCCGCGACGTTGACCGACGCAGGCCGAACTCTGCTGAGTCAGGCCGAGGAGGCTGTGCACATCGCCGACGGCCGCGTGTTGGCCGCGTTGAGTGCAGCCGAACAGCACCGGCTACGACAGATGTTGGAACGAATCGGCGCGGAGTAA
- a CDS encoding respiratory chain complex I subunit 1 family protein has protein sequence MSAVLLVAGFVQVVGVIIGAPLVTGLMRQVRARAEGRAGAGIGQPWRDIRKLLGKQNLKPRGTTWVFAAAPAVLAATTLVIVAASPLVATGSPLDPVADLITVVGLLFLGTVALTLAGIDTATAFGGMGASREITIAALVEPTILVAVFALSIPANSANLGAIVSATSQHPGQVVSLASALAFVALVIVIVAETGRLPVDNPSTHLELTMVHEAMVLEYSGPKLALVEWAGGMRLTVLLALLANLFIPWGIAGFDPGLLDVVVGTAAIALKVAVLAIALATAEVFLAKLRLFRVPELLAGSFVLALLAVTAANFFTGAGA, from the coding sequence ATGAGCGCAGTTCTCCTGGTCGCGGGTTTCGTACAAGTCGTGGGCGTCATCATCGGCGCCCCCCTGGTCACCGGGCTGATGCGCCAGGTGCGCGCCCGCGCCGAAGGACGCGCAGGTGCCGGAATCGGACAACCGTGGCGCGACATCCGGAAACTGTTGGGCAAGCAGAACCTCAAACCCCGCGGCACCACCTGGGTATTCGCCGCGGCCCCGGCCGTCCTCGCGGCCACCACGTTGGTCATCGTCGCAGCGTCCCCCCTGGTTGCGACAGGCTCGCCGCTAGACCCGGTGGCCGACCTGATCACCGTTGTTGGCCTGCTGTTTCTGGGCACGGTGGCTCTCACCCTGGCCGGCATCGACACCGCCACCGCCTTCGGCGGAATGGGCGCGAGCCGCGAGATCACCATCGCCGCCCTCGTCGAGCCGACCATTCTGGTGGCCGTATTCGCGCTGTCGATCCCGGCGAACTCCGCCAATCTGGGTGCCATCGTCAGCGCCACCAGCCAACATCCCGGCCAGGTGGTCTCGCTGGCGAGTGCGTTGGCGTTCGTCGCACTGGTCATTGTGATCGTCGCTGAGACCGGCCGGCTGCCGGTGGACAACCCGTCCACCCACCTGGAGCTGACCATGGTGCATGAGGCGATGGTGCTCGAATACTCCGGCCCGAAACTGGCGCTGGTCGAGTGGGCCGGTGGTATGCGACTGACCGTGCTGCTGGCCCTACTGGCAAACCTGTTCATTCCCTGGGGCATAGCCGGGTTTGACCCCGGTCTGCTGGACGTGGTCGTCGGCACCGCCGCGATCGCACTCAAGGTGGCCGTCCTGGCCATCGCCCTGGCCACCGCCGAGGTGTTCCTGGCCAAGCTGCGCCTGTTCCGGGTGCCCGAACTGCTGGCGGGCTCCTTCGTGCTGGCCCTGCTCGCGGTCACGGCGGCGAACTTCTTCACGGGGGCGGGCGCGTGA
- a CDS encoding proton-conducting transporter transmembrane domain-containing protein: MTPLILLPLMAPASASVCAAVLGWRRCSAVVTLVSALTILGCGVALGFQIGDNAHLALNGLLRADALSVTMLLVIGVVGSLATWASIGYVDAELSHGHTDKRGARLYGILTPAFLAAMALAVSANNIGVVWIAVEATTVVTAFLVGHRRSRAALEATWKYVMVCSVGITIAFLGTVLLHFAALHAGAGSGDALDFDVLAAHAGGLDPAVTRLAGALLLIGYGAKMGLAPFHTWLADAHSQAPAPVSALMSGVLLSVAFSVLIRIKPIIDVAVGPQFLRTALLAAGLTTLIIAALLLTVTSDLKRMLAYSSMETMGLIAVAAAAGTGLAITALLLHVTAHGVGKTVLFLAGGQLQVAHGTTAMSEITAVLGRSRLIGGAFAVGMVILLGLPPFAMFASEVAIAISLADARLSWALGLALVALVVAFAALLRNSGRMLLGTPTPDSPAIRVPATIAGALVAGVLLSLALGITAGPLSDLFAGAASQLGVR, encoded by the coding sequence ATGACACCTCTGATTCTGCTCCCACTCATGGCTCCGGCATCGGCGTCGGTGTGTGCGGCCGTGCTCGGTTGGCGACGGTGTAGTGCAGTCGTCACGTTGGTGTCGGCGCTGACCATCCTGGGATGCGGCGTCGCCCTGGGCTTCCAGATCGGCGACAACGCCCACTTGGCGCTGAACGGCCTGCTTCGGGCCGACGCGCTGTCGGTGACCATGCTGCTTGTCATCGGCGTTGTCGGCAGCCTGGCCACCTGGGCCAGCATCGGCTACGTCGATGCCGAACTGTCCCACGGGCACACCGACAAACGTGGGGCCCGCCTCTACGGCATTCTGACTCCGGCGTTTCTGGCGGCCATGGCTCTTGCCGTGTCCGCCAACAACATCGGCGTGGTGTGGATTGCGGTCGAAGCCACCACCGTGGTGACCGCGTTTCTGGTCGGGCACCGCCGTAGCCGGGCCGCTCTAGAGGCCACCTGGAAATACGTCATGGTCTGCTCGGTGGGAATCACCATCGCTTTCCTGGGCACAGTGCTGTTGCACTTCGCCGCATTGCACGCCGGCGCCGGGAGCGGGGACGCGCTGGACTTCGATGTGCTGGCCGCCCATGCCGGTGGGCTCGATCCGGCGGTGACCAGGCTGGCCGGCGCACTGCTGCTGATCGGCTATGGCGCCAAGATGGGGCTGGCGCCCTTTCACACCTGGCTCGCGGACGCCCACAGCCAGGCGCCGGCGCCGGTCTCTGCGTTGATGAGTGGGGTGCTGCTGTCCGTCGCGTTCTCGGTGTTGATCCGGATCAAGCCGATCATCGACGTCGCGGTGGGGCCGCAATTTCTCCGGACGGCATTGTTGGCCGCCGGGTTGACGACACTGATCATCGCGGCGCTGTTGCTCACCGTCACCAGCGATCTCAAGCGGATGCTGGCGTATTCCTCAATGGAAACCATGGGTCTGATCGCCGTGGCCGCAGCGGCCGGCACCGGGCTGGCGATCACCGCACTCCTACTGCACGTCACGGCTCATGGGGTCGGCAAGACGGTGCTGTTCTTGGCCGGCGGACAACTGCAGGTCGCCCACGGCACGACTGCGATGAGCGAGATCACTGCGGTGCTCGGCAGGTCACGGCTGATCGGCGGGGCCTTTGCAGTCGGCATGGTGATTCTGCTGGGGCTACCCCCGTTCGCGATGTTCGCCAGCGAGGTCGCGATCGCGATCTCGCTGGCTGACGCGCGGCTGTCGTGGGCGCTCGGGCTCGCATTAGTAGCCCTGGTGGTGGCGTTCGCCGCGCTGCTGCGCAACTCCGGCCGGATGCTGTTGGGCACCCCCACGCCCGACAGCCCGGCGATCCGGGTGCCGGCGACGATCGCGGGCGCGCTGGTGGCCGGAGTTCTACTATCCCTCGCCCTGGGCATCACCGCGGGGCCACTGTCCGACCTGTTCGCCGGCGCAGCAAGCCAACTCGGAGTCCGCTGA